In Candidatus Polarisedimenticolia bacterium, one genomic interval encodes:
- a CDS encoding BON domain-containing protein, giving the protein MSGRRWSCLVTGLLFTGALLGGCSQASSGANLTSARGIHDAASDALVTMSVKMELAFQPGVKAADIDVDTDHGTVTLNGSVRTESERQLAEEVAENVSGVRLVVNEIHTRG; this is encoded by the coding sequence ATGTCAGGTCGTCGTTGGAGTTGTCTTGTCACGGGTCTCCTCTTCACCGGAGCGCTGCTGGGGGGATGCTCCCAGGCGAGCTCCGGAGCGAATCTGACCTCGGCCCGCGGAATCCATGACGCGGCCTCGGACGCGCTGGTCACGATGTCGGTGAAGATGGAGCTTGCCTTCCAGCCCGGAGTGAAGGCGGCGGATATCGACGTCGACACCGACCACGGCACCGTCACGCTGAACGGCAGCGTGCGCACCGAGTCGGAGCGTCAGCTGGCCGAGGAAGTGGCCGAAAACGTCTCGGGCGTCAGGCTGGTCGTGAACGAAATCCATACGAGAGGCTAA
- a CDS encoding heavy metal response regulator transcription factor: protein MRLLVVEDEAKTAAYLRKGLAESGYVVEVADRGEAGLQMALRGEYDLIILDIGLPERDGWSILEDLRKAGRQTPVLFLTARDQVRDRVRGLELGADDYLVKPFAVSELLARVRSVLRRGPRRQPEVLRIADLEIDLVRQTASRAGQLLHLTPKEFALLALLARRAGEVLTRTIITEQVWDMNFDSDTNVVDVAVRRIRSKVDDPHPRKLIHTIRGVGYVLDDRES, encoded by the coding sequence ATGCGGCTCCTTGTCGTCGAGGATGAGGCGAAAACGGCGGCCTATTTGCGCAAGGGGCTCGCGGAAAGTGGCTATGTGGTGGAGGTCGCCGATCGTGGCGAGGCCGGGCTGCAGATGGCGCTGCGGGGCGAGTATGACCTGATCATCCTGGACATTGGCCTGCCGGAGCGCGACGGCTGGTCGATTCTGGAGGATCTGAGAAAGGCGGGCCGCCAGACGCCGGTGCTGTTCCTGACGGCGAGGGATCAGGTGCGCGATCGTGTGCGCGGCCTGGAGCTGGGGGCCGATGATTACCTGGTGAAGCCTTTCGCCGTGTCGGAGCTGCTGGCCCGGGTACGGTCGGTGCTCCGCCGGGGGCCGCGCCGACAGCCGGAGGTGCTGCGCATCGCCGATCTCGAGATTGACCTGGTGCGCCAGACGGCCAGCCGGGCCGGACAGCTGCTCCATCTCACTCCGAAAGAGTTCGCGCTGCTGGCTCTGCTGGCGCGGCGCGCCGGGGAGGTGCTCACCCGGACGATCATCACCGAGCAGGTCTGGGACATGAATTTCGACAGCGACACGAACGTGGTCGACGTTGCCGTGCGCCGCATCCGCTCTAAAGTCGACGATCCTCACCCGAGAAAGCTGATCCACACGATCCGGGGCGTGGGCTACGTCCTTGACGACCGGGAGAGCTGA